From the Candidatus Thermoplasmatota archaeon genome, one window contains:
- a CDS encoding IS3 family transposase, which yields MKGKRLSVMVKYELLKAIDQNKLSSRRACRILGLNSDRFYRWKELYRSFGLNGLADKPPLAKNISNRLLPEEEGAIFQYANDHPEQHYREIKFNLEKQDIYISASTVYRRLKQKELIKEHNILKPKKRWLRPEATAPHQHWLVDLTYVLIGKAFWYLIVIIDLYSRYVPGWELSASSTAKDVQRTIDFTLAKYDLHQKEQKPIIHSDNGPQMKAKSLKKFLRDLGILNDYSRPHIPQDLAVLERLFRTTKQEEIYRNEYSNHLEARDNLSGFFDYYNHRRPHQGIGNVTPYDRLTGRDVEIIKMRKIKSQLAQQRRKLQNCICKGNSKPEEISVPVYTNNFNFFLERV from the coding sequence ATTAAAGGCAAAAGGTTATCGGTTATGGTCAAATACGAACTTCTTAAGGCCATCGATCAAAATAAACTCTCTTCCCGTAGAGCTTGCCGCATCTTAGGCCTAAATTCAGATAGATTCTATCGCTGGAAAGAGCTTTATAGAAGTTTTGGGCTCAATGGCCTTGCTGATAAGCCTCCCCTGGCCAAAAATATTAGCAATCGTTTACTACCCGAAGAGGAAGGGGCTATATTTCAGTATGCCAATGATCATCCTGAGCAACACTACAGAGAAATAAAGTTTAACTTGGAGAAACAGGATATCTATATCTCTGCCTCTACTGTTTATCGACGATTAAAGCAGAAGGAACTGATCAAAGAGCACAATATCTTAAAGCCCAAAAAGCGCTGGCTCAGACCCGAAGCAACAGCACCTCACCAGCACTGGCTGGTGGACTTAACCTATGTCCTCATCGGCAAGGCCTTCTGGTATCTTATAGTCATTATAGACCTTTATTCGCGTTATGTGCCAGGCTGGGAATTATCAGCCTCCTCTACTGCCAAGGATGTTCAAAGGACAATAGATTTTACTCTGGCTAAATATGATTTACATCAAAAAGAACAGAAGCCAATCATTCACTCTGACAACGGCCCTCAGATGAAGGCCAAATCCTTAAAGAAGTTCTTAAGGGACTTAGGCATCCTTAATGACTACTCCCGGCCCCATATTCCTCAAGATTTAGCCGTCCTTGAGCGATTATTCCGAACTACTAAGCAGGAAGAGATCTATCGTAATGAATATTCAAATCATCTTGAGGCCAGAGATAATTTATCAGGCTTCTTTGACTACTATAACCATCGCCGGCCTCATCAGGGTATTGGTAACGTTACTCCTTATGATAGACTTACAGGTCGTGATGTAGAAATTATCAAGATGAGAAAGATCAAGAGCCAATTGGCGCAACAGAGACGTAAATTGCAGAATTGTATCTGTAAAGGTAACTCAAAACCCGAAGAAATCAGTGTCCCTGTCTACACAAATAATTTTAATTTTTTCCTTGAAAGGGTCTGA